A genomic window from Nomascus leucogenys isolate Asia chromosome 10, Asia_NLE_v1, whole genome shotgun sequence includes:
- the ASPDH gene encoding putative L-aspartate dehydrogenase isoform X2 yields MGDRVKGGKSRHPDLVVEVAHPKIIHESGAQILRHANLLSLRVTMATHPDGFRLEGPLAAAHSTGPCTVLYEGPVRGLCPFAPRNSNTMAAAALAAPSLGFDGVIGVLVADLSLTDMHVVDVELSGPRGPTGRSFAVHTHRENPAEPGAVTGSATVTAFWRSLLACCQLPSRPGIHLC; encoded by the exons atgggggacagagtgaaaggTGGCAAGTCAAG GCACCCTGATCTGGTTGTGGAAGTGGCCCATCCCAAAATAATCCATGAATCTGGGGCACAAATCCTGCGCCATGCCAATCTCCTG AGCCTTCGTGTCACCATGGCCACACACCCCGATGGCTTCCGGCTCGAGGGACCCCTGGCTGCAGCCCACAGCACTGGGCCTTGCACTGTGCTCTACGAAGGTCCTGTCCGTGGGCTCTGCCCCTTTGCCCCCCGAAATTCCAACACCATGGCGGCAGCTGCCCTGGCTGCCCCCAGCCTGGGCTTCGATGGGGTGATTGGGGTGCTTGTGGCTGATCTCAG CCTCACGGACATGCACGTGGTGGATGTAGAGCTGAGCGGACCCCGGGGCCCCACGGGCCGAAGCTTTGCTGTGCACACCCACAGAGAGAACCCTGCCGAGCCAGGCGCGGTCACCGGCTCCGCCACCGTCACGGCCTTCTGGCGGAGCCTCCTGG CCTGCTGCCAGCTCCCCTCCAGGCCGGGGATCCATCTCTGCTAA
- the ASPDH gene encoding putative L-aspartate dehydrogenase isoform X1 has protein sequence MADRGPWRVGVVGYGRLGQSLVSRLLAQGPELGLELVFVWNRDPGRMAGSVPPSLQLRNLAVLGERHPDLVVEVAHPKIIHESGAQILRHANLLVGSPSALSDQTTERQLLEASQHWDHAVFVARGALWGTEDIRRLDAAGGLQSLRVTMATHPDGFRLEGPLAAAHSTGPCTVLYEGPVRGLCPFAPRNSNTMAAAALAAPSLGFDGVIGVLVADLSLTDMHVVDVELSGPRGPTGRSFAVHTHRENPAEPGAVTGSATVTAFWRSLLACCQLPSRPGIHLC, from the exons ATGGCCGACAGGGGCCCGTGGAGGGTGGGCGTGGTGGGCTATGGCCGCCTGG gACAGTCCCTTGTCTCCCGCCTCTTGGCTCAGGGACCAGAACTTGGCCTAGAACTTGTTTTTGTCTGGAATCGTGACCCAGGACGAATGGCAGGGAGCGTGCCCCCTTCCCTGCAGCTGCGGAACCTTGCTGTCCTTGGGGAAAG GCACCCTGATCTGGTTGTGGAAGTGGCCCATCCCAAAATAATCCATGAATCTGGGGCACAAATCCTGCGCCATGCCAATCTCCTG GTGGGGTCCCCCTCAGCTCTAAGTGACCAGACCACAGAGCGGCAGCTCTTGGAGGCCTCACAGCACTGGGACCACGCCGTGTTTGTGGCCCGAGGGGCCCTGTGGGGCACTGAGGACATCAGGAGATTGGATGCAGCTGGGGGCCTCCAG AGCCTTCGTGTCACCATGGCCACACACCCCGATGGCTTCCGGCTCGAGGGACCCCTGGCTGCAGCCCACAGCACTGGGCCTTGCACTGTGCTCTACGAAGGTCCTGTCCGTGGGCTCTGCCCCTTTGCCCCCCGAAATTCCAACACCATGGCGGCAGCTGCCCTGGCTGCCCCCAGCCTGGGCTTCGATGGGGTGATTGGGGTGCTTGTGGCTGATCTCAG CCTCACGGACATGCACGTGGTGGATGTAGAGCTGAGCGGACCCCGGGGCCCCACGGGCCGAAGCTTTGCTGTGCACACCCACAGAGAGAACCCTGCCGAGCCAGGCGCGGTCACCGGCTCCGCCACCGTCACGGCCTTCTGGCGGAGCCTCCTGG CCTGCTGCCAGCTCCCCTCCAGGCCGGGGATCCATCTCTGCTAA